A single genomic interval of Chryseobacterium paludis harbors:
- a CDS encoding 4'-phosphopantetheinyl transferase family protein, with amino-acid sequence MPLYRDFSDDTATILVWKYDESEELCINELLEPENAEKVKDYHPKKLLEVLMVRKLLKGLKPSSKILYNEREPFLSPKDAEISITHSFPFAAIAISKNKIGIDIEKFNPKIMRVIDKFTYENERGFIPEDIADTYYTIIWSVKESMYKIHHSKYWSLKKNYEVKPFELKNLHKINCRVYDDQFSDEFKAKVEFFDDYCFTIVEE; translated from the coding sequence ATGCCCCTTTACCGAGATTTTTCAGATGATACCGCTACAATTCTTGTATGGAAATATGATGAGAGTGAAGAATTATGCATTAATGAACTTTTAGAGCCTGAAAATGCTGAGAAAGTAAAGGATTATCACCCTAAGAAACTCCTGGAGGTTTTAATGGTCCGTAAACTTTTAAAGGGATTGAAGCCCAGTTCAAAGATTCTATACAACGAAAGAGAACCTTTTCTCTCTCCTAAAGATGCAGAAATTTCTATTACCCATTCATTTCCTTTTGCTGCGATTGCAATTTCAAAAAATAAAATTGGAATTGATATTGAGAAATTTAATCCTAAAATAATGAGGGTCATTGATAAGTTTACCTATGAAAATGAAAGAGGTTTCATACCGGAAGATATAGCGGATACTTATTATACGATTATCTGGAGTGTGAAAGAAAGTATGTACAAAATACACCATTCAAAATACTGGTCTCTGAAAAAGAATTATGAAGTAAAACCTTTTGAATTAAAAAATCTTCACAAAATAAACTGTAGGGTATATGATGATCAGTTTTCAGATGAATTCAAAGCCAAAGTAGAGTTTTTTGATGATTACTGTTTTACGATTGTGGAGGAGTAG
- a CDS encoding FUSC family protein, which produces MNYSAELKKFVTSQYVYSAIRITLATVLPCLVLAHFGILKEYFLFPLGTSFVALTDQPGPFIRRRNALTFAIFCFVLVSLIASLVMHIKVLVILEIIVFAMFFSLIGVYGQRLAAVGSLSLVVLAIFIDGHLTGSNIFKSLLIFASGCIWFLLIFLIVTTIQPYKLASQMIGENYLQLAEFLKIKANYYQKNPDFDKLTTQVIAKQIGIKNLQEETRETVFKTRTIVNESTTTSRLLMLMFLNSMDLHEKLMTSESDYQKLQQSFEDSMILVNIHDYLNLLSEEITNIGISLQLGTRAKPIFDLDIELKKLNTLYFELRNKQITPGNLENFMILRQILMRISEITKEINEIYKVFSQDVKLAKSLSTGLDLKKFMPNEEKLNFKVLRNNISLSSSQFRHAIRITTALLIGYLFSLFQFLGIGHTYWILITITAILKPAYSITKQRNGLRLYGTIVGATIAYVILHFVHINAILFATLLVSMILCFSLLKGRYFWAVLFMTIYVFMSFNFLSPGKVDVIFKDRIVDTMIAGIIAFLVSYVVLPVWEHTQNLDLMKKSAESNLIYFQSVISKFLQEDFDLEDYKVKRKNAIISLANLSDNFQRMISEPKNQQKKLEVVHQFVATSHLITAYTASLSQYSKNEEKYPEIDAESWSRKIESEMHQTSALLNGEEINEVLKMDSRLEPEDSSIDDLMLKRKSELEENEPSNLNDPNKISHLTELKNIHDVLELIYDVAKEQRKVIEKYKNESKTTPPQS; this is translated from the coding sequence ATGAACTATTCAGCGGAGCTAAAAAAATTTGTAACCAGTCAATATGTATATTCTGCCATCAGAATTACATTAGCCACTGTATTGCCTTGTTTAGTTCTTGCCCACTTCGGAATTTTAAAGGAATATTTCCTTTTTCCTCTTGGAACCAGCTTCGTAGCCCTTACTGATCAACCCGGACCTTTTATAAGAAGAAGAAATGCATTAACATTTGCTATTTTCTGTTTTGTACTCGTATCCCTTATTGCAAGTTTAGTGATGCATATAAAAGTTCTCGTTATCCTGGAGATCATTGTATTTGCAATGTTTTTCTCATTAATAGGAGTTTATGGACAGAGGCTGGCTGCCGTTGGTTCATTATCTTTGGTGGTGTTAGCTATCTTTATTGATGGACATCTCACGGGAAGTAATATTTTTAAAAGCCTTCTTATTTTTGCTTCGGGATGTATCTGGTTCTTACTGATATTCCTTATTGTTACTACCATACAACCCTATAAACTTGCCAGCCAGATGATTGGTGAAAACTATCTTCAACTGGCTGAGTTCTTAAAAATTAAGGCTAATTATTATCAGAAGAATCCCGATTTTGATAAACTTACAACACAGGTCATTGCTAAACAGATCGGAATTAAAAATCTTCAGGAAGAAACCAGAGAAACCGTTTTTAAAACCAGGACTATCGTTAATGAATCTACGACCACTAGTCGATTGCTAATGCTGATGTTCCTGAACTCAATGGACCTTCATGAAAAATTAATGACTTCTGAAAGTGACTATCAAAAGCTTCAGCAAAGTTTTGAAGACAGCATGATCCTGGTTAATATCCATGATTATCTCAATCTCCTTTCTGAAGAAATCACCAATATCGGAATCTCTCTTCAGCTTGGTACAAGAGCAAAGCCCATCTTTGATCTCGATATCGAATTAAAAAAACTGAATACCTTATATTTTGAGCTTAGAAATAAGCAAATCACACCAGGGAATCTTGAAAACTTTATGATCTTGCGTCAAATTCTAATGCGTATCAGTGAGATTACAAAAGAAATAAATGAGATCTATAAAGTCTTTTCGCAAGATGTAAAATTAGCAAAGAGTCTTTCAACCGGACTAGATTTAAAGAAATTTATGCCTAATGAAGAGAAACTTAATTTCAAGGTATTAAGAAATAATATTTCTCTTTCGTCGTCTCAGTTCAGGCATGCTATACGGATTACAACAGCTTTATTAATTGGTTATCTTTTTTCATTATTCCAATTTTTAGGGATTGGACATACCTATTGGATATTAATCACAATTACCGCAATATTAAAGCCCGCCTACTCTATCACAAAACAGCGGAACGGACTTCGTTTGTATGGAACGATCGTTGGTGCTACCATTGCTTATGTGATATTGCACTTCGTTCATATTAACGCCATATTATTTGCTACACTTTTGGTGAGTATGATCCTTTGTTTCAGTTTATTAAAAGGGAGATATTTCTGGGCTGTCCTATTTATGACGATCTACGTTTTTATGAGTTTCAACTTTTTAAGTCCCGGGAAAGTAGATGTCATTTTTAAAGACAGAATTGTAGATACTATGATTGCAGGTATCATAGCATTTCTGGTTTCTTATGTTGTTCTTCCTGTTTGGGAACACACTCAGAACCTTGATCTGATGAAGAAATCTGCTGAAAGCAACCTTATCTATTTTCAAAGTGTCATTTCCAAATTTTTACAGGAAGATTTTGATCTTGAAGATTATAAAGTAAAACGTAAAAATGCAATCATTTCACTGGCCAATCTTTCTGATAATTTCCAAAGGATGATCTCTGAACCAAAAAACCAGCAGAAGAAACTGGAGGTTGTCCATCAGTTTGTGGCAACTTCACATCTTATTACTGCTTATACGGCTTCCCTATCTCAGTATTCTAAGAATGAGGAGAAATATCCTGAAATAGATGCCGAAAGCTGGAGCCGGAAAATAGAATCAGAAATGCATCAGACTTCTGCACTTCTTAATGGAGAAGAAATTAACGAAGTACTGAAAATGGACAGTCGTCTTGAGCCCGAAGATTCTTCTATTGACGATCTGATGTTAAAAAGAAAAAGTGAGCTTGAAGAAAATGAACCATCAAACTTGAATGATCCGAATAAAATATCTCATCTTACAGAACTGAAAAATATTCATGATGTTCTGGAACTTATTTATGATGTTGCTAAAGAACAGAGAAAAGTTATAGAAAAATATAAAAACGAATCTAAAACTACTCCTCCACAATCGTAA
- a CDS encoding BspA family leucine-rich repeat surface protein, with protein MYKRFLLLILFYFQITNAQNEFITIWKPNAPTIVPDIDFIAPHPAGNNQIWFPGIGENYTISWEEVGYPQHNGTISNVTSTNQVFIDFGTALNPNLADATYKVKASNGNGIFKQIRFSDPEILNFPSAYLSISWHSVGSIDKITEIAQWGNINWVSMNNAFSNCRRLQVTATDVPDLSNVNDVSFMFYGNSDFKGHPSMTTWDTSGVQKFTYIFGHISFIPATAAVDTFNLPVGSWDMSSAEDISYMFFHRRSFNQNLNSWNTSNVTTMAHTFENCFTFNQPLDNWNTSKVTDMAYLFHFIPEFNQPIGNWDTSSVTNFSHIFHHCTAFNQPLNNWNTSKGTSMDMLFSGASTFNQPLDTWKTSLVGTMLAMFDGATNFDQSLQTWDLSSLTLGMQILANSGLKCENYSNTLIGWANNPSTPNNINLASTAPLIYSPDVIPYRNMLINKGWVFNGDTPGSECRVLGVSANNLNNPSIYPNPATDFIYIKNMKGFDTYKIFDKSGRIVLQNLLREEKINIASLIKGNYILHIISKDKIQSFKFIKK; from the coding sequence ATGTATAAAAGATTTTTACTCCTTATCCTTTTTTATTTTCAAATTACAAATGCTCAAAATGAATTTATTACAATCTGGAAGCCTAATGCTCCCACCATTGTTCCCGATATAGACTTTATTGCTCCCCATCCTGCAGGCAACAATCAAATATGGTTTCCGGGAATTGGAGAAAACTACACCATCAGCTGGGAGGAAGTGGGTTACCCGCAACACAACGGAACCATTTCTAATGTGACCTCCACAAATCAGGTTTTCATTGATTTCGGAACAGCCTTAAATCCCAATCTTGCAGATGCTACCTATAAAGTAAAAGCAAGTAATGGAAATGGTATTTTTAAACAAATCAGATTTAGTGACCCTGAAATCTTAAACTTTCCGTCGGCATATCTTAGTATTTCCTGGCATAGTGTAGGAAGTATCGATAAAATCACAGAAATTGCTCAGTGGGGAAACATTAATTGGGTTTCAATGAATAATGCTTTTAGTAATTGCAGAAGGCTTCAGGTTACAGCAACCGATGTTCCGGATCTATCCAACGTAAACGATGTATCATTTATGTTCTATGGAAATTCAGATTTTAAGGGCCATCCTTCAATGACTACATGGGATACATCTGGTGTTCAAAAATTCACCTATATATTTGGCCACATTTCTTTTATTCCCGCTACCGCAGCAGTTGATACCTTTAACCTTCCAGTTGGCTCATGGGATATGTCTTCTGCAGAAGATATCAGTTATATGTTTTTCCACAGAAGATCATTTAATCAAAATTTAAACAGCTGGAATACCTCAAATGTCACAACAATGGCTCATACATTTGAAAATTGTTTCACTTTCAATCAACCTCTTGATAATTGGAATACTTCAAAGGTTACCGATATGGCTTATCTATTTCATTTTATTCCAGAATTTAATCAGCCAATTGGCAATTGGGATACTTCAAGTGTTACCAATTTTAGCCACATATTTCATCATTGTACCGCTTTCAACCAACCCCTTAATAACTGGAATACGAGTAAAGGAACCTCAATGGATATGTTATTTTCAGGTGCTTCCACATTTAATCAGCCCTTAGATACCTGGAAAACCAGCTTAGTAGGAACGATGCTTGCCATGTTTGATGGTGCTACAAATTTTGATCAATCTTTACAGACATGGGATCTAAGCTCTTTAACTCTGGGAATGCAGATATTAGCAAATTCAGGATTAAAATGCGAAAATTACAGCAATACGCTTATAGGTTGGGCAAATAATCCTAGCACCCCGAACAATATTAATTTAGCCTCTACAGCACCTTTAATCTATTCACCAGATGTAATTCCTTACAGAAACATGCTCATTAATAAAGGCTGGGTTTTCAACGGTGATACTCCCGGATCGGAATGCAGAGTATTGGGTGTTTCAGCAAATAATCTCAACAACCCCTCTATCTATCCGAATCCGGCAACAGACTTTATTTATATCAAAAACATGAAAGGTTTTGATACTTACAAAATCTTTGATAAAAGTGGAAGAATTGTGCTTCAAAATCTGCTACGTGAGGAGAAAATAAATATCGCTTCTTTAATTAAAGGAAATTACATACTACACATCATTTCAAAAGATAAAATACAGTCTTTTAAATTTATTAAGAAATAA
- a CDS encoding pyridoxamine 5'-phosphate oxidase family protein: MNHTNTQDEAQKKAKPLTPKVKELIANTKSVILATVDAEGNPNSSYAPFIQVENTFYILVSFMARHTKNLAEGRKTSMMFIEDESATKQIYARERLTLEATTSQIERDSDTWNTVVANLKENHGKVVDVISEMKDFILIALHPVKGSYVNGFGSAYFVDENLEILEHRNDVNHQSK, encoded by the coding sequence ATGAATCATACAAATACGCAGGATGAAGCTCAGAAAAAAGCAAAACCTCTGACTCCGAAAGTGAAAGAATTGATAGCAAATACTAAAAGTGTAATTTTAGCGACTGTAGATGCGGAGGGAAATCCTAATTCCAGCTATGCCCCTTTTATACAGGTGGAAAATACATTCTATATTCTTGTATCTTTTATGGCGAGACATACTAAAAATCTTGCTGAAGGAAGAAAAACATCAATGATGTTTATTGAAGATGAATCTGCAACAAAACAAATTTATGCCCGTGAACGTTTAACACTTGAAGCAACAACTTCTCAAATAGAAAGAGATTCTGATACGTGGAATACTGTTGTTGCCAATTTAAAAGAAAATCATGGAAAAGTGGTTGATGTTATTTCCGAAATGAAAGATTTTATTCTTATCGCTTTACATCCTGTTAAAGGTTCTTATGTTAATGGATTTGGAAGTGCTTATTTTGTTGATGAGAATTTAGAAATTCTTGAGCATCGAAATGATGTTAACCACCAGTCAAAATAA
- the ahcY gene encoding adenosylhomocysteinase: MSTTTQYIPYKVKDISLAEWGRKEITLAEAEMPGLMSIREEYGPSQPLKGARIAGCLHMTIQTAVLIETLVALGAEVTWSSCNIFSTQDHAAAAIAAAGIPVYAWKGLNEEEFDWCIEQTLFFGEDRKPLNMILDDGGDLTNMVFDKYPEFTKDIKGLSEETTTGVHRLYERMKAGTLVMPAINVNDSVTKSKFDNKYGCKESAVDAVRRATDLMLAGKRVVVCGYGDVGKGTAASFRGAGSIVTVTEIDPICALQAAMDGYEVKRLDTVVDNADIIITTTGNFNIVRGEHFLKMKDKAVVCNIGHFDNEIDMAWLNKNYGHTKSEVKPQVDIYTLEGGKEIIILAEGRLVNLGCATGHPSFVMSNSFSNQTLAQIELWTNSAAYGNEVYMLPKHLDEKVAALHLKKLSVELETLSPEQAEYIGVDVKGPFKPEYYRY, translated from the coding sequence ATGAGTACTACAACACAATACATTCCTTATAAAGTTAAGGATATTTCTCTAGCAGAATGGGGAAGAAAAGAAATTACTCTTGCTGAGGCAGAAATGCCTGGTTTGATGTCTATTCGTGAAGAATACGGACCATCTCAACCTTTAAAAGGAGCAAGAATTGCAGGATGTCTTCATATGACAATCCAGACCGCTGTGCTTATCGAAACTCTTGTAGCTTTAGGTGCTGAAGTTACTTGGTCTTCATGTAATATTTTCTCTACACAAGATCATGCTGCTGCTGCTATTGCTGCTGCAGGAATTCCCGTTTATGCTTGGAAAGGTTTAAACGAAGAAGAATTCGACTGGTGTATTGAGCAGACTTTATTCTTTGGTGAAGATAGAAAGCCGTTAAATATGATTCTTGATGATGGTGGAGATTTAACAAACATGGTTTTTGATAAATACCCTGAATTCACAAAAGATATCAAAGGACTTTCTGAAGAAACAACAACAGGAGTACACAGATTATACGAAAGAATGAAAGCGGGAACTTTAGTAATGCCTGCAATCAATGTAAACGATTCCGTTACTAAATCTAAATTCGACAACAAATACGGATGTAAAGAATCTGCAGTAGATGCTGTAAGAAGAGCTACAGACCTTATGTTGGCTGGAAAAAGAGTTGTAGTTTGTGGCTATGGAGACGTAGGTAAAGGTACTGCTGCATCTTTCAGAGGCGCTGGTTCTATCGTTACTGTTACAGAGATCGATCCAATCTGTGCTTTACAGGCTGCAATGGACGGTTACGAAGTTAAAAGATTAGATACTGTTGTAGATAATGCAGATATCATCATCACAACGACTGGTAACTTTAACATTGTAAGAGGAGAGCATTTCCTTAAAATGAAGGATAAAGCTGTAGTTTGTAACATCGGTCACTTCGATAATGAAATCGATATGGCTTGGTTAAACAAAAACTATGGTCATACTAAATCAGAAGTTAAGCCACAGGTTGACATCTATACTTTAGAAGGTGGTAAAGAAATTATCATCCTTGCGGAAGGTAGATTGGTAAACTTAGGATGTGCTACAGGACACCCAAGTTTTGTAATGTCAAATTCTTTCTCTAACCAGACTTTAGCTCAAATCGAACTTTGGACTAACTCTGCAGCATATGGAAATGAAGTATATATGTTACCAAAACATTTAGACGAAAAAGTAGCTGCTTTACACCTTAAAAAACTAAGTGTAGAATTAGAAACTCTTTCTCCGGAACAGGCCGAATACATCGGTGTTGACGTAAAAGGGCCGTTCAAACCGGAATATTACAGATACTAA
- the yiaA gene encoding inner membrane protein YiaA: protein MKKQRVSNAFVAASWIALGAGMVGFIVGLARAEMLLNEKGYYFTILLYGLFAVVSLQKAVRDKLENIPVTDIYYGICWFATLSSIVLLAIGLWNATILPSEKGFYAFAFLLALFGAITVQKNTRDNMLQE from the coding sequence ATGAAAAAACAAAGAGTATCAAATGCATTCGTTGCAGCGTCATGGATAGCATTAGGAGCAGGAATGGTAGGCTTTATCGTAGGTCTTGCAAGAGCCGAAATGTTGCTTAATGAAAAAGGATATTATTTTACGATCCTTTTATATGGTCTATTCGCAGTAGTTTCTTTGCAGAAAGCCGTTCGTGATAAATTAGAAAATATCCCTGTAACGGATATCTATTATGGAATCTGTTGGTTTGCAACTTTATCTTCTATTGTATTATTAGCTATAGGCCTCTGGAACGCAACCATCCTTCCGAGTGAAAAAGGATTTTATGCTTTTGCATTCTTACTTGCCCTTTTCGGAGCTATTACCGTTCAGAAAAATACAAGAGATAATATGCTTCAGGAATAA